From Dethiosulfovibrio peptidovorans, the proteins below share one genomic window:
- a CDS encoding pantetheine-phosphate adenylyltransferase: MKKSIKAVYPGSFDPITNGHIYIAERAAGLFDELTVSVLLNPQKQATFSVDERKTMAAEALSHLPNVSIDSFSGLLVDFLRQERSRIIIRGLRALSDFEYEFQLAQMNRQLAPEIETLFIVTDAQYSYLSSHAVKEIFSFGGAVQDMVPPGAYRRLRERFPRYPS; this comes from the coding sequence GTGAAAAAATCCATCAAGGCGGTATACCCAGGCTCCTTCGACCCCATAACCAACGGCCATATCTACATTGCCGAGCGGGCTGCCGGCCTGTTCGACGAACTGACCGTCTCGGTGCTCCTGAATCCTCAGAAACAGGCGACCTTCAGTGTTGACGAACGAAAAACCATGGCAGCTGAGGCTCTGTCCCATCTTCCCAACGTCTCTATCGACTCGTTCTCGGGGCTCTTAGTGGACTTTCTCCGTCAGGAACGAAGCCGGATTATAATACGAGGGCTTCGGGCGCTCTCCGATTTTGAGTACGAGTTTCAACTGGCCCAGATGAACCGTCAGCTTGCCCCAGAGATAGAGACCCTCTTCATCGTTACCGACGCACAGTACTCCTATCTCTCCAGTCACGCTGTCAAGGAGATATTCAGCTTTGGAGGGGCGGTCCAGGACATGGTTCCTCCCGGGGCCTATCGTCGTCTGCGGGAACGATTTCCCCGGTATCCTTCTTGA